Proteins encoded together in one Macadamia integrifolia cultivar HAES 741 chromosome 8, SCU_Mint_v3, whole genome shotgun sequence window:
- the LOC122087670 gene encoding uncharacterized protein LOC122087670, which translates to MDEKAISFESGLHGEEENNASNSNSNSNSNSDHGWQKVTYVKRQRKNSGKNTDAGTDLGNFRMNGSAGGDKSNVFQSLEKKSEERRRVLEAQKATAAAAAAVVPRSKHYSDDDGDDSDVEVSGGVENGTAEAKKPKQKKPKKPKVTVAEAASKIDASHLNAYLIDVSASYESQRDVQLMRFADYFARAFSAVSAAQFPWTKIFKESPVAKIVDIPLSHISEAVYKTSTDWIIHQPSDALVRFVLWSLDSILADLAIHQGPAKGSKKVAHQAPSKAQVAIFVGLAMVLRRKPDVLISILPTLMENSKYQGQDKLPVIIWVIAQASQGDLVVGMYSWVHILLPMVSGKSSCNPLSRDLILQLVERILSLPKARTILLNGVARKGERLVPPSALEQLMRVTFPAPSARVKATERFDAIYPSLKELAISGVSGSKAMKQVSQQLLSFVVQAVGESIPELSKEATGIFIWCLTENPDCYKQWDKLYLDNIEASVLVLRRLTNEWKLHSVKHSSLDPLKVTLKSFRQKNEKELASGIDGHAQASIREADKYCKVLLGRLSRGNACLKSTLFAAIVLAVGAIVVSPDMLSWDWKKLSVMFNSLLSF; encoded by the exons ATGGACGAGAAGGCCATCTCTTTCGAATCAGGTCTTCACGGTGAGGAAGAAAACAATgccagcaacagcaacagcaacagcaacagcaacagcgaCCATGGCTGGCAGAAGGTAACCTATGTAAAACGCCAAAGAAAGAACTCGGGGAAGAATACAGATGCAGGTACCGATCTCGGGAATTTCCGTATGAATGGATCCGCCGGTGGCGACAAGTCGAACGTTTTTCAGTCTCTAGAGAAAAAATCTGAAGAACGCCGCAGGGTCCTAGAAGCTCAGAAGGCCACTGCTGCTGCTGCGGCCGCGGTTGTTCCCAGATCGAAACATTATTCCGATGATGATGGTGACGATAGCGATGTTGAAGTCTCTGGTGGTGTTGAGAATGGGACTGCGGAGGCTAAGAAGCCGAAGCAGAAGaagcccaagaaacctaagGTTACCGTGGCCGAGGCTGCTTCCAAGATAGATGCTTCTCATCTCAACGCTTACCTCATTGATGTTTCG GCATCGTACGAATCGCAGCGAGATGTCCAGCTAATGCGGTTTGCTGATTACTTCGCTCGCGCCTTCTCTGCGGTGAGCGCTGCCCAGTTCCCGTGGACAAAGATTTTCAAGGAGTCTCCGGTTGCAAAGATCGTTGAT ATACCCCTTTCTCACATTTCTGAGGCTGTTTATAAGACATCGACTGACTGGATCATCCATCAGCCTTCTGATGCTCTTGTTAGGTTTGTTTTATGGTCACTGGATAGCATTCTAGCTGACCTAGCAATTCATCAAGGTCCTGCTAAGGGCTCCAAGAAGGTAGCTCATCAGGCTCCATCTAAGGCTCAG GTTGCCATTTTTGTGGGTTTAGCAATGGTATTGCGCCGAAAACCTGACGTGTTAATCAGTATATTGCCAACCTTGATGGAAAATTCTAAATATCAAGGACAAGATAAGCTTCCAGTCATCATCTGGGTAATTGCTCAG GCCTCCCAAGGAGACCTGGTTGTAGGCATGTATTCGTGGGTCCATATTCTCTTGCCTATGGTCAGTGGCAAGTCAAGTTGTAATCCGCTGTCCAGGGACTTGATTTTGCAGTTAGTGGAGAG AATTTTGTCTTTGCCAAAAGCTCGGACTATTTTACTGAATGGTGTTGCAAGAAAGGGGGAGCGTTTGGTGCCACCTTCAGCTCTTGAGCAGTTGATGCGAGTTACTTTTCCTGCTCCATCAGCTCGAGTCAAG GCTACCGAAAGGTTTGACGCAATATATCCTTCTCTGAAAGAACTTGCTATTTCTGGTGTCTCTGGAAGTAAAGCCATGAAGCAAGTTTCGCAGCAGCTATTGAGCTTTGTAGTTCAAGCAGTGGGTGAAA GCATCCCAGAATTGTCCAAAGAAGCAACTGGCATTTTCATCTGGTGTTTGACTGAAAATCCTGATTGTTACAAGCAATGG GACAAACTTTACCTGGATAATATTGAAGCCAGTGTTCTTGTGTTGAGAAGGCTGACTAATGAATGGAAGCTGCATTCTGTTAAACACTCCTCTCTTGACCCTCTGAAGGTGACTCTCAAGAGCTTCAGACAAAAG AATGAGAAAGAATTGGCTAGTGGAATTGATGGTCATGCTCAGGCATCGATCAGGGAGGCAGACAAGTACTGTAAGGTGTTACTGGGAAGACTATCACGTGGGAATGCATGCTTGAAAAGCACGTTGTTTGCAGCCATCGTATTGGCCGTTGGTGCCATTGTCGTGTCACCAGACATGTTGTCCTGGGACTGGAAGAAATTATCTGTGATGTTCAACTCCCTACTATCCTTCTGA